A window of Kribbella voronezhensis genomic DNA:
GTCGCTGTACGACGAACGCACCATCACCTGGCTGAGGAACGTCTCGGACAACTCATCACCCGAGAACGCCTCGTCGATCAGCCAGTGCATCCGCTCGTAGCCCGGCTTCATACCGAAGTCGATCCCGAGCGACTGCAACCGTCGTACGGTGAGCAGGTCGCCGTCCGGCAGCCGTACGTCGCCCGCCGCGAGGCGGTCCGCGATCGCCGCGATGCGCTGCTCGTCGTGCGGATAGCGTCGGTAGTACTCGCGGTTCTTCGCCTCGACCCGGGGATAGGTCCGCCGGTAGACCTCCGCCGCGTCCGGCTCCACCGAGGCCAGGCCACCCGTGACGTAGCAGGCCGTCAAACCTTCCGGAGCCTGCGACAAGTAGGTCAGCGTGATGAACCCACCGAAGCTCTGCCCGAGCGTCGACCACTTCACGCCACCGAACACCGTCTTCCGTAGATGCTCGGCGTCGGCCACGATCGAGTCGGCACGGAAGTGCGCGAGATAGTCGGCCGCCTCCGAGGCGGTGTCGAAGGACTCCATCCGGCGCCCGTCGACCGGCGTACTCCGACCCGTGCCGCGCTGGTCGAGCAGGATCACGCGATAGGTCTTCAACGCCTGCCCGATCCAGCCCTTGGCGTCGATCGGTCGAGGTGACTTGCCTCCCGGTCCGCCCTGCAGGAACACCAGACACGGCAGGTCCTCGTCCCGGCGAACCGGGTCGACCAACTCCCGCGCGAACACGCTGAGCTGCTCGGAGCCACCCGGGTCCGACCAGTCCAGCGGCACCGAGACCTCGTGCTCGCGGACGTGCATACCGGGGATCGTGTACGTCGTCATACGCTCGCCTTCCGCTCCTGCTCGTGTTGCCGCCGACGCCGGTCCCACTCCGGGTTGATCTGCGGCACAGCCGCCAGCAGCGTCTTCGTGTACTCGTCCCGCGGCTGGTCGAAGATCTGGTCGCGAGTGCCCAACTCCACAATTCTGCCCTTGTTCATCACCGCGACCCGCTGAGCGATCTGCCGTACTACGGCCAGGTCGTGCGCGATGAAGATGTAGCTGAAGCCGCTCTCGCGCTGCAATCGCAGCAGCAGTCTGATCACCTGCGCCTGGATCGACACGTCGAGGGCCGACACGGCTTCGTCGCAGATGACCAACTTCGGGTTCACCGCGAGCGCCCGGGCGATTCCGATCCGCTGGGCCTGGCCGCCGGAGAACTGCGACGGGTACCGCTGCGAGTGGTCCGGGTTCAGCCCGACCCGCTCCATCAGTTCGCGCGCGAAGGCTCGCCGGCCACCGGGTGGCGCGATGCCTTGATAGCTCAAAGGCGCGGTGACGATCCGCTCGACCGTGTACCGCGGGTTCAACGACGAGAAGGGGTCCTGGAACACCACCTGTACGTCGTTGCGGAAGCGGGCCAGACTCTTCCCAGTGGCCCGAGTGATGTCCTGCCCCTCGAACTCCACGGTGCCACGAGTCGGATCGAGCAGCCTCGCCGCGATCCGGGCGGTCGTGGACTTCCCGCTGCCCGACTCCCCCACGATGGCCAGGGTCTCGCCGAGCGAGACCTCGAAGCTCACTTGGTCCACCGCCGTGAAGGCAGCCTTCGGAGCGAGCAGTCCGCCCTGTCCCCGGGTG
This region includes:
- a CDS encoding alpha/beta fold hydrolase — encoded protein: MTTYTIPGMHVREHEVSVPLDWSDPGGSEQLSVFARELVDPVRRDEDLPCLVFLQGGPGGKSPRPIDAKGWIGQALKTYRVILLDQRGTGRSTPVDGRRMESFDTASEAADYLAHFRADSIVADAEHLRKTVFGGVKWSTLGQSFGGFITLTYLSQAPEGLTACYVTGGLASVEPDAAEVYRRTYPRVEAKNREYYRRYPHDEQRIAAIADRLAAGDVRLPDGDLLTVRRLQSLGIDFGMKPGYERMHWLIDEAFSGDELSETFLSQVMVRSSYSDGPLFAALQEACYGSGDGATAWAAERERSARPQFAETARPLLFTGEMMYPWMFEEIRVLRPFQAAVELLASRPRWSSLYDLDRLAANEVPVAAAVYYDDMYVDSGLQLETAARVGNLQAWVTNEYEHDGIGSDRVFTHLTDLVRSTGGGVRPG
- a CDS encoding ATP-binding cassette domain-containing protein produces the protein MTLLRLHEVTKEFVTRGQGGLLAPKAAFTAVDQVSFEVSLGETLAIVGESGSGKSTTARIAARLLDPTRGTVEFEGQDITRATGKSLARFRNDVQVVFQDPFSSLNPRYTVERIVTAPLSYQGIAPPGGRRAFARELMERVGLNPDHSQRYPSQFSGGQAQRIGIARALAVNPKLVICDEAVSALDVSIQAQVIRLLLRLQRESGFSYIFIAHDLAVVRQIAQRVAVMNKGRIVELGTRDQIFDQPRDEYTKTLLAAVPQINPEWDRRRRQHEQERKASV